A section of the Ornithinimicrobium sufpigmenti genome encodes:
- a CDS encoding ABC transporter ATP-binding protein, with protein sequence MATDQPVIWCEDLVRIYSTEGVEVQALQGLNLVVDPGDVVALVGASGSGKSTLLGILSGLDRPTGGRARVAGVDLLTMSRAQRVDYQRHTVGFVWQQTSRNLLPFLTAAENVALPMVISGRRQRSERVQMLLDLLGIGDLGARRPAELSGGQQQRVAIATALANTPAVLLADEPTGELDDASSAQVLDAMRQAAGELGTTVLVVTHDPTVSDHVRRTVAIRDGRTSTEVLRYVVTDADGTVRQIAKEYTVIDRAGRIQLPKAHVEALGLRDRVRIEKESEHVQVWPDDEHERRGGDEPVTAEGRPAPAEGEER encoded by the coding sequence ATGGCCACCGACCAACCTGTGATCTGGTGCGAGGACCTCGTCCGGATCTACTCCACCGAGGGTGTCGAGGTGCAGGCCCTGCAGGGGCTCAACCTCGTCGTCGACCCCGGTGACGTCGTCGCCCTCGTCGGCGCCTCCGGCTCGGGCAAGTCGACCCTGCTGGGGATCCTCTCCGGCCTCGACCGGCCGACCGGCGGTCGGGCCCGGGTCGCGGGGGTGGACCTGCTGACGATGAGCCGGGCGCAGCGGGTGGACTACCAGCGGCACACCGTGGGCTTCGTCTGGCAGCAGACCTCGCGCAACCTGCTGCCCTTCCTCACCGCCGCCGAGAACGTCGCCCTGCCGATGGTCATCAGCGGCCGTCGGCAACGGTCTGAGCGAGTCCAGATGCTGCTGGACCTGCTGGGCATCGGCGACCTCGGCGCCCGGCGGCCGGCCGAGCTGTCCGGCGGCCAGCAGCAGCGGGTGGCGATCGCGACGGCCCTGGCCAACACCCCCGCGGTGCTGCTCGCCGACGAGCCCACCGGGGAGCTGGACGACGCCTCCTCCGCCCAGGTGCTGGACGCCATGCGTCAGGCCGCCGGCGAGCTGGGCACCACCGTCCTGGTCGTGACCCACGACCCGACCGTGTCCGACCACGTGCGGCGCACGGTCGCGATCCGCGACGGGCGCACCTCCACCGAGGTGCTCAGGTATGTCGTGACCGACGCCGACGGCACGGTGCGGCAGATCGCCAAGGAGTACACCGTCATCGACCGCGCCGGCCGGATCCAGCTGCCGAAGGCGCACGTCGAGGCGCTCGGGCTGCGCGACCGGGTCCGGATCGAGAAGGAGAGCGAGCACGTGCAGGTCTGGCCCGACGACGAGCACGAGCGGCGGGGCGGGGA